Proteins from a single region of Chloroherpeton thalassium ATCC 35110:
- the rimO gene encoding 30S ribosomal protein S12 methylthiotransferase RimO produces the protein METKRSKLYLLTLGCSKNMVDSEVLLAQAKANQIYLAEDFHEADTILINTCGFIDKSKQESIDQILEAIRFKEAKRIKKVIVFGCLSERYKDALREEIPEVDCYFGTRDLSQIIAELGGHYKTHLLGERELLTPPYFSYLKISEGCDHPCAFCAIPLMRGKQVSRPIDELLLEAKKLKEKGVRELCLIAQDTTYYGHDLNGKRQLAELLQRLSDLQFDWIRLLYAYPAMFPTDILPVMRERENICKYLDLPLQHVSDEMLKSMRRGISKRKTTELIAQIRSEVPGIRLRTTMLVGYPNETEEQFSELVEFVRETQFDRLGCFAYSHEEGTEAHELPDTLTEEEKERRVELLMAAQEEIAYAKNQALVGSFMPVLIERFEANFAIGRTEYDAPEVDNEVVIALDEAEQKKVKVGTFYQARITDAEAFDLFGSLVL, from the coding sequence ATGGAAACAAAGCGGTCAAAACTCTACCTGCTCACACTCGGATGTTCGAAAAACATGGTAGACTCTGAAGTTTTGCTTGCTCAAGCCAAAGCCAATCAGATCTACTTAGCCGAGGATTTTCACGAAGCTGATACAATTCTAATTAACACGTGCGGCTTCATCGATAAGTCTAAACAGGAATCGATCGATCAAATTTTGGAAGCCATTCGTTTTAAGGAAGCGAAACGCATTAAAAAAGTGATTGTGTTTGGCTGCCTCTCCGAGCGCTACAAAGACGCCTTGCGCGAGGAAATTCCTGAAGTCGATTGCTATTTTGGCACCCGCGATTTGTCCCAAATTATTGCGGAACTCGGCGGACATTATAAAACGCACCTTTTAGGAGAACGCGAACTATTGACGCCGCCTTATTTTTCGTATTTGAAAATTTCTGAAGGCTGCGACCATCCTTGCGCATTTTGCGCAATTCCGCTCATGCGCGGCAAACAGGTGTCTCGCCCGATAGATGAACTGCTGCTTGAAGCCAAAAAGTTGAAGGAAAAAGGCGTGCGCGAACTTTGCCTGATCGCTCAAGACACCACTTACTACGGACACGATCTGAATGGAAAACGCCAATTGGCCGAATTGCTGCAACGACTTTCCGATCTCCAATTTGATTGGATTCGCTTGCTTTACGCCTACCCGGCAATGTTTCCAACTGATATTTTACCCGTTATGCGCGAGCGGGAAAACATTTGCAAATATCTCGATTTGCCGCTTCAGCATGTCAGCGACGAGATGCTAAAATCCATGAGACGCGGAATTAGCAAACGAAAAACAACCGAATTAATTGCGCAAATCCGCAGTGAAGTTCCTGGCATTCGACTTCGCACCACCATGTTAGTTGGATATCCTAACGAGACAGAAGAGCAGTTTTCGGAGTTGGTTGAATTTGTCAGGGAAACCCAATTCGACCGGCTCGGCTGTTTTGCTTATTCGCACGAGGAAGGCACAGAAGCACACGAATTACCGGATACGCTAACGGAAGAAGAAAAAGAGCGCCGTGTAGAACTGCTAATGGCAGCGCAAGAAGAAATTGCCTATGCTAAAAATCAAGCGCTGGTTGGTTCATTCATGCCCGTTTTAATTGAACGATTTGAAGCCAATTTTGCAATTGGCCGAACCGAATATGACGCGCCGGAAGTAGATAACGAAGTGGTCATCGCGTTAGACGAAGCGGAACAAAAGAAAGTCAAAGTGGGCACGTTTTATCAGGCGCGAATCACCGATGCCGAAGCTTTCGATTTGTTTGGCTCTTTAGTTCTATAA
- a CDS encoding PspC domain-containing protein: MRKLYRSRSDKMLAGIFGGLAEYFGLDATLLRLAAVILALATAVMPLVITYLIAWFIVPEK, encoded by the coding sequence ATGAGAAAGCTTTATCGCTCTCGCTCAGATAAAATGCTTGCTGGCATATTTGGCGGTTTAGCAGAATATTTTGGCCTGGATGCCACGCTTTTGCGCCTTGCTGCGGTCATTCTGGCTTTGGCAACGGCTGTTATGCCGTTAGTCATTACTTATCTGATTGCTTGGTTCATTGTTCCCGAAAAGTAA
- a CDS encoding alpha/beta fold hydrolase has translation MSAGQVKPTAKFESYRLDIEKRLKASNKRVKEYAAYQKKLIEQSCFIELNGTVHHYHDSGPRDAKDVVVLIHGWDCWWMWWHKVIGVLNEQGIRTIAYDLKGHGWSDDDHVEDYSLSSYSKDLRCFVSALGLTRYHIAAFSLGPFIALDYAMQYEQDIATMTFFNFGYFPNSPFLSKFIPIFLPLVFDKVLRKIKWWPPLYLYARITLARNPATREDIIIGVDSLKFISSEAIRQTAEQISQIEVTENLPTQVAQIKTPILFVAGKGDQVVMWKNTQKLYEFAANGRFVVIKKCGHLITIELPQRTAELIAENILFNAQSQASSNNESSHGERNPVAKL, from the coding sequence ATGAGTGCAGGCCAAGTTAAACCCACCGCTAAGTTCGAAAGCTATCGGTTAGATATTGAAAAGCGGCTGAAAGCTTCTAACAAACGAGTCAAAGAATACGCAGCCTATCAAAAAAAGCTGATAGAACAAAGTTGTTTTATTGAGTTAAATGGCACGGTTCATCACTACCACGATTCTGGTCCGAGAGATGCAAAAGACGTGGTTGTTTTAATTCACGGCTGGGATTGCTGGTGGATGTGGTGGCATAAGGTGATTGGGGTTTTAAATGAGCAAGGCATTCGCACCATTGCGTATGACTTGAAAGGGCATGGCTGGTCGGATGACGATCATGTGGAGGATTATTCCCTGAGTTCGTATTCCAAAGATTTAAGATGTTTTGTCTCGGCGCTCGGCTTGACGCGCTATCATATTGCGGCGTTTTCCTTAGGCCCGTTTATTGCGCTCGATTATGCGATGCAATATGAGCAAGACATTGCCACCATGACTTTTTTCAATTTCGGATATTTTCCGAATAGTCCATTTCTCTCTAAGTTTATCCCGATTTTTCTCCCGCTTGTTTTTGATAAAGTGCTGCGCAAAATCAAATGGTGGCCGCCGCTCTATCTTTATGCGCGCATCACTTTAGCCAGAAATCCGGCAACTCGAGAGGATATTATCATCGGTGTGGATAGCTTGAAGTTTATTTCCAGTGAAGCCATTCGCCAAACAGCTGAGCAGATTTCACAGATTGAAGTGACGGAAAATTTGCCCACGCAAGTTGCCCAGATCAAAACGCCAATTTTGTTCGTTGCGGGAAAAGGCGACCAAGTGGTGATGTGGAAAAACACACAAAAACTCTACGAATTTGCAGCCAATGGAAGGTTTGTGGTGATTAAAAAATGTGGGCATCTGATTACCATAGAATTGCCGCAACGGACCGCTGAATTAATCGCAGAAAATATTTTGTTTAACGCACAATCGCAGGCGAGCTCAAACAATGAAAGTTCACATGGAGAACGAAACCCAGTTGCAAAATTATAA
- a CDS encoding tetratricopeptide repeat protein, whose translation MSHHQKAKTDVFGQDNLDALFIQAADFFEKNKTTVLAVATAIILASGGLIFWNHQQAQQNTQAATLLAKIQPAYEAKDYQTAIYGNGDTEGLLNIAESYASTNFGNIAKLYAGKAFFEKGVYDSALTYFESVSLSADLIAATALSGQAASLEAQQSYAKAAPLYQKAAKRSPLNTLTPSYLEDAARNFELAGQKEDAVKIYEEILKLYKDSKPGKSASENMARLKS comes from the coding sequence ATGTCACATCATCAAAAAGCCAAAACCGACGTGTTTGGTCAAGACAATCTCGACGCGCTATTTATCCAAGCCGCTGATTTTTTTGAGAAAAATAAGACTACTGTGCTTGCGGTTGCCACAGCGATCATTCTTGCTTCTGGCGGGCTGATTTTTTGGAATCATCAGCAAGCGCAGCAAAACACACAAGCCGCCACTTTGCTGGCAAAAATTCAACCAGCCTACGAGGCAAAGGACTATCAAACCGCTATTTATGGCAACGGCGATACGGAAGGCCTGCTCAACATTGCAGAATCGTATGCCTCAACGAATTTTGGCAATATCGCAAAGCTCTATGCAGGCAAAGCGTTTTTTGAAAAAGGGGTTTATGATTCTGCGCTCACGTATTTTGAAAGCGTTTCACTCAGCGCGGACCTGATTGCGGCAACGGCACTTTCTGGCCAAGCGGCCTCGCTCGAAGCGCAACAATCCTACGCAAAAGCAGCGCCACTTTATCAAAAAGCGGCTAAGCGCTCTCCGCTCAACACGCTCACACCGTCGTATCTTGAAGACGCCGCACGAAATTTCGAGTTGGCTGGCCAAAAAGAAGACGCGGTTAAAATTTATGAAGAGATTCTCAAATTGTACAAGGATAGCAAGCCTGGCAAAAGTGCCAGTGAAAATATGGCTCGCTTGAAAAGCTAA
- a CDS encoding cation transporter, whose product MENETQLQNYKLALWLSFITIGYNVIEGLLSVIFGMEDETLALFGFGLDSFVEVISGIGVAHMVWRIQKQPNSNRDQFEITALKITGSSFYLLALGIGLSSGISIFTGHRPETTIWGVIIGGVSILSMWILIQYKIKVGKALHSSAILADANCTKTCLYLSALILVSSIFYEITGIGYIDSVGSLGVAYFAFTEGRESFDKAKGKTCCSSCSCSV is encoded by the coding sequence ATGGAGAACGAAACCCAGTTGCAAAATTATAAGCTGGCACTTTGGCTCAGCTTTATCACGATTGGTTATAATGTGATCGAAGGGCTTTTGTCCGTCATTTTTGGAATGGAAGACGAAACGCTGGCGCTCTTTGGTTTTGGGTTGGATAGTTTCGTGGAAGTGATTTCGGGGATTGGGGTTGCGCATATGGTGTGGCGAATTCAAAAACAGCCAAACAGCAACCGAGATCAGTTCGAAATTACGGCGCTAAAAATTACGGGTTCAAGCTTCTATTTGCTGGCGCTTGGCATTGGCCTTTCCAGTGGCATTTCGATTTTTACCGGTCATCGCCCAGAAACGACCATCTGGGGCGTGATCATCGGCGGCGTGTCAATTCTGAGCATGTGGATTTTAATTCAATACAAAATCAAAGTTGGCAAAGCGCTTCATTCTTCCGCAATTCTTGCCGATGCAAATTGCACAAAAACTTGTCTTTATCTTTCCGCACTTATTTTGGTCTCGAGCATTTTCTATGAAATAACCGGCATTGGCTACATCGATAGCGTTGGCTCGCTTGGCGTGGCATATTTTGCCTTCACAGAAGGGCGCGAATCTTTTGATAAGGCGAAAGGCAAAACCTGCTGCTCGTCGTGTTCGTGCAGCGTTTGA
- a CDS encoding lipopolysaccharide biosynthesis protein yields MLSKLKLLAKDSAIYGASTVLSRGLNYILVPLYANLLTPEANGIQTVIYANIAFANVLFTYGMETAYMKFAADAKNDGGLVARYFSTAFLSLLLSSLLFSSAIALGAPSVATLIGLDESAAMFIRYSAIILLLDTLAVIPLADLRLQRKAVQFAIVRVGGVLAIVVSTMAFLLVLNMDLEGAFLGNIVGSALSFLLLLPSWRTLKILFAQNLWKELLSLGLPYVPTGITGLLIRLIDRNILIRVPDEKVHALYPMPLTSAEMVGIYGRVVAFGLLAQLLVQVFRFAWQPFFLQHASDTDAKKLFSKILTISSVGILVISFAAALFVPLLIQVHFFHKFYLLPPAFWIGLPILPVIFFSFMFEVISTNLSAGILIEKKTGYLPIVSAVGAGLTVALCIPLSWEYGMMGAAIATTAGTIAMAAAMYHFSQKVYPNTYEWGKIGGLFTIAVGLYAIPAYFEAGIWLRLLAFGGFLVAFVFLFKNEFSQIHARLKRR; encoded by the coding sequence GCTTTCCAAATTAAAATTGCTTGCCAAAGATTCTGCCATTTATGGCGCAAGCACCGTGCTTTCGCGCGGCTTAAACTACATTCTCGTGCCGCTTTACGCCAATTTGCTCACACCGGAAGCCAATGGCATTCAAACCGTCATTTACGCCAACATCGCCTTTGCCAATGTGCTTTTTACTTACGGCATGGAAACGGCCTACATGAAATTTGCCGCTGATGCGAAAAATGACGGAGGGCTGGTAGCGCGCTACTTTAGCACGGCATTTTTAAGCTTACTTTTATCCTCGCTTCTTTTCTCGAGCGCGATTGCACTCGGCGCGCCCAGCGTGGCCACGCTCATCGGGCTGGATGAATCGGCGGCGATGTTTATTCGGTATTCGGCCATTATTCTGCTTTTGGACACGCTGGCGGTTATTCCTCTTGCCGATTTGCGTTTGCAGCGAAAAGCCGTGCAATTTGCCATCGTTCGCGTGGGCGGCGTGTTGGCAATTGTGGTTTCGACGATGGCGTTTCTTCTTGTGCTAAACATGGATTTGGAAGGCGCTTTTTTGGGAAACATTGTGGGTTCTGCGCTGAGCTTCTTGTTGTTGCTACCTTCTTGGCGGACGCTGAAAATTCTATTCGCACAGAATTTGTGGAAAGAGCTGCTTTCGCTCGGCTTGCCTTATGTGCCAACGGGCATCACCGGTCTTTTAATTCGCTTGATCGATCGCAATATTTTGATTCGCGTGCCGGATGAAAAAGTGCACGCACTTTATCCCATGCCGCTCACCAGCGCCGAAATGGTGGGAATTTATGGTCGCGTGGTTGCTTTCGGACTTTTGGCGCAATTGCTTGTTCAGGTATTTCGGTTTGCTTGGCAACCGTTTTTCTTACAACACGCATCTGACACCGACGCAAAAAAACTATTCAGCAAAATTTTAACCATTTCGAGCGTTGGCATTTTGGTGATTTCATTTGCAGCAGCGCTTTTTGTTCCGCTTCTCATCCAAGTGCATTTTTTCCACAAATTTTATCTTTTGCCGCCAGCTTTTTGGATCGGCCTTCCCATTTTGCCAGTCATTTTTTTCAGTTTCATGTTCGAAGTCATTTCCACCAATCTTTCCGCCGGCATTTTAATTGAAAAGAAAACTGGCTACTTGCCAATTGTTTCGGCGGTTGGCGCGGGACTGACTGTGGCGCTTTGCATTCCACTGAGTTGGGAATATGGCATGATGGGCGCCGCGATTGCAACTACCGCCGGCACAATCGCAATGGCCGCTGCGATGTATCATTTTTCTCAAAAAGTATATCCAAACACCTACGAATGGGGAAAAATCGGCGGGCTTTTTACAATTGCCGTTGGGCTCTACGCCATCCCGGCTTATTTCGAAGCGGGCATTTGGCTGCGTTTGCTTGCGTTCGGTGGTTTTCTTGTCGCGTTTGTTTTTCTTTTTAAAAATGAGTTTTCGCAGATTCATGCGAGGCTCAAACGCCGGTAA